The genome window TGTTCAGCCTCATCCCCAATACTTCCTGTAATTACTCGtggttttttaaattgcttttctgtcttgcttATCCAAGTGAAGCCTGTGCTAAAGGATTCTGAGGACATTAAGTTCAGACACAGTTGTGGTTTCTACCTAAAATCCATGAAGAAGAAATGGGTCTTCAGAACGTATCAGCCTTAAACACAAGCTgaaaacaaagttttttttctctgcaaagttGTATTTGAGCAGTCTCTTGTTCAGCTGTTCCAGTTCTGGATTAATTGTGCCTTTCTGAGAAATTCAAAATTTCAGTGTATCCATAGATAAGCATGCTGGTCCTGGAAAAATCAGTACAGTTCGTGATTCCACACATTCCTATTTTCTGTTGTATTCCAAAGTTATACTCAATGAATAGTGGGTGCATTATAAAAGTTTAACTCTAAAaatcggggcggggggggttgTTCTGTAGAAATTTTGGTATATTCTTGTGGCAATTTTCCTACAAAAACCTGGCATGATTCTTTCCATGGGCTATTTCATGCTTGCCTCATTTGATGCCATTTGAGCATTTAGTACTGCATCCTACAATTAGAAATTACACACGCATACCTGTTGGTCTCATGTTTAAACAAGGTATCTTTATGTAAAGCTATAGAACAGttcacagcaggaaaacagaagccagTAGTTAGGAAACATTTATACCCTAAAGCCTGTGGGGCCTTTAGGACCATATAACATATATCTGTTCTCCAAATTAATGTCCATTTACTGCTGAAACGTTCTGATGAGTTTAAGAGTTTACCATGGTCTGTGACAGAAATAGCAAGCATGTATGGGCCAAGAATCAAAGATGAAGCACTGCTTGCAGAGAAAGTTTATGCAAGCGTCACCTGAAATCTAGTGCTGAGCTGTGTATTTGCCATCAGTATATAGACAATTTCTGGACTAGAGACAGACTTTGGTGCTGTTACATAAGAAGTTATGAAGAGTAAATTCTGCCATTCTTTATAGTACTATAAACCTAATATGTTCAGTGGAAAAACAATGTCCTTGCCACTGCAGAGAACATCACGCCAAGTATTTGTAAAAAGACAGGATCCGTAcgctgctttatttttgtttccagtacattttccttgttttatgcAAAAGGAATTTTGAAATGCTTGAGCAGGCACAGAGCGTAAAATACTGTCACGGTGAGATCAACGTGCTTTTTGACAATGCCAGGATTTCAACGAGGGCCTTCACGGGAGCACACCACGAGGAGCAGCTGTTTCTTGGATGCATCTCAAAAGCTCCCCAGATATCTGATCTCATACAATTACCCCATGGGTTCCCAGCAGAAAGTGCAATGTTCAGCAGAAAAGAGCTCTCTTTCCTCTGTGGTTCTGTCCACCCTGTGTTTCTGGTATTCCCAAGAAATTCCCTCTATCCTCCTTCAATTTTATTGTCATCTGTGCCTCCCAGAGAATGCcagaaattacttttgaaaACTCTACTTTGACACCGATTTTTTATGCTGTTGTTTCAGGCATTGCTGTGATGTTCCTGCTGCCATTAACTGTAATGAAAATGTCTGACCTTTCAACCCAGGACTTGATATATAAAGGTAATTGCTACTTTCAGTGTAtgtctttcaaaaagaaaataatccgATTTTCATTTGTATGCACTTGTTTTTATGGGCAGTTTGAAGGTATTCATACCAGCTTATCTTGGTGCGGTCTTAAGACTCTGATCTTTTAGATGTGGTTTTTTAATGAATAACGGCTACTCATGCAGAGTGCTGTTCTGTCAGCAAAAGCCCTGCATCTTCTCCATTGCTGGATGCTTTTGAGTTAAAACTCCGTTGTGTTATAATCCAGAACAATTCAGTGCCTTTAATCAGGCTCTTACGTATCTTTCAGCAAGCGCCAGCTTTTACCAAAGCTTAGCCCACTGAGTCACCAAGGCTGCAGATGCCATATTGCAGACTTCCTTCAGAAGCAGACATTCCAAGTGGGTTACTTGGGGAGAGACTATTTTGATGTAAAACTTAAATAAACCTTGGATAATGCATATTGGATTGAAAACAGCAGTGGCCGGGATTcggcagctgcagcagggagcaACAGACACCTCTTAGTCTCTTAGTGTGGGAAGAGATGGCAAAGAAGTATTTACTAAGGCTGAATTTTTTACCCACTGTGGCACTGGTGAAAGCATAACCATGCTGACAAAGCTATAGCTGAGTGATTTACAGCGTGGTGCCTCCGTGAAGAGACCTCAGAAGTGGAGTCCACCACAAACCAAGCATCAGCCAAACCAGTCAACTGGCAGTAACAGCAGCCGCGGTGGAAACTCATGTAGATAAAGTACTATGGCTGGCAAAGAATTGGGaaccaaataaaatattaggTGAAAGAAGAGCATCCTGGGAATAAAATTGTTTGAAAGAGCCCCTGTTGGCAAACACAGGCCAAGGACAAATGCCAAGCAGGCTCAGTTGAATAAGCTTTAAACCTTTTATAGAAAGCTGAAGCACAAAAGCTTAGCCTAATCCAGCTTATTTATATGAGTGTTTTCTGAACTTAAttacaaatttaaaatgtttccaaatGTGTGGAGTGTTTCTGTTTGGGTAGACTGTCTGGCCTGGGTTCTCAGCAGTGCAAAAGAGGTTGCCTGGACTCTGCAAATATTGCTTACCTTGAGGTGTATGTGCACATGGTTTTCACTGACTGCAGGACTTAGAAAGTCTGCTTAAAGTAATTAAGTAGAAAATTCAGCTATCACCCCTGCTGTCTCTGGGTtaggtttgtttgttgtttgtcaGACTGGatggtttattttttgcttgtttcttgtTGTTTATTAGTCTTATTACCTTCTGCACTTATGTAGAGTGCTTCAGTAGGCTCTTAAGTCAATACCTGGGAATGCTGATAGCACAGGTTATCAGGAAATAGTGAAGGCCATACTGACAGTGATAACTTGCATTCAGTACAGCTGTGTTGTACCTTAAAGGGCCTGGGCACGTATTTAAACCCATCTCTGAGCTGCCACTGGTAgcagggatacctgggaacagaaTCAGCAGCCAGCCACCAAAGTTGGATATGTGGAGACAAGGGCTTCACTGGAGTTTCTCAAGGAACTGCAAGTGAAGAAAGGAGCAGCCCATGTAGCTCAGCGTGCTTGGGATCAAGAGCATCTGGTCTCTAAAGCAGCTGTTTGCTTCATGTGTGCCCAGAAACAGGATAGCTTGTGATTACAGAATGAAGCTGCCATGAGGGAAGGGGCTTGAGACTCTTGTGTTCGAAACGTAGGTGCCTAATGTGATGGCAGCATAAGAAATGGTAGAGCCCAATTCCCCAAGGCCCCATAAGGCTCTGTCCTACAATGTTCAGTATAATAAtagtgaaaaaaagcagaggtgTAATATAAGCATCTGGCCTATTTCCCAATAAAGTTAATTGTAAGCATCACAGTTATTTACAACATCCAAAAAGTATCAGGATGATAGTTGAAATCTTTACATTAAAGAGgagatataaatatttttgcatccAAAGCCCTCACAAACAGTAGTGGGAGTTTTAACCCTGGATGACCGGAGGATTTGGTATAATCTCTGCTAgctggtgatttttttccataaaagcagaaagatgaTGTGAAAGGAACCGGTAAACTTTAcagatcttttctttttgtgatctCACCTTGATTTAGCAACTCAAAAAAGGTAAAGATTTATGCTAGCTACATGCAAGGTTCAACCCTGCTGCAATCCAGCTGCTGGTTTCATGCAGAATATCATTTCATGGAAGAGAAACACTTAAAATTTTACAAAGTTAGGCCTGTAGGATGAACTGTATTTGGATTTTCCTCAAATGCAtctaacattttatttatgaaCAGCTTTTGCGTTTCATTTCCCCGTCTTTACCCTGTCAAGGTTTACTGCATTAAGCATTATACGTGAACCCACATCATTTTCCCTTTCAAGTTTTGAATCAGTGAAAGAGCATGTGGCCAGAGGGACTAGGCGTGCATGTAGCTTTTCCATATTCCTCTGTCCCGACACTCCATGTTTGCTGAGGGGCATGCAGAGCCATTGTGAAAACAGACTGTTAGCAAATTAGTTATTTCTAAGGGGAAAACGAGAAAAAGTGTTTAGGGGTTTAGTTTATTAAAGGGAGAAAGGTGTGCACACCCGAGAGGGATGATGCCAGGGTGCGATGCTCCGGGGTGGTACCCAGTGGGGGGTGCCTGGGAGTGGTACCCAGAGTGTGATGCCGGGGAGGCGATGCCTAGTGGTTGTACCTGGTGGGTGATTCCCAGGAGAAATACCTGGGGGGCAATGCCTGCAGGGTGCGATGCTTGAGGGTGGTACCCAGGGGACAATGAATGGGGTACAATGCCCAGTGCTGGTACCCGGGTTGCGATGCCTGTGGGCAATGTGGGAGTGCGATGCTCGAGGGTGGTACCTGGCATGCAATGCAGGGGTGTGGTGCTGGGATGTGATGCTCCAGGGCAGTACCTGGCAGGTGATACTAGGGTGCAATGCTCAAGGGCAGTGCCCAGAGGTGAAGCTGGGATGTGATGCTCGAGGGCAGTACCTGGCAGGCAATGCCAGGGTGCGATGCTTGAAGGCAATACCCAGCAGATAATGCCCAGGCGTGATGCTGGGGTGCAATGATGCAGGGTGGTACCCGGCAGGTGATGCTGGGATGCAGTGCTCGAGGGCAGTATCTGGTAGGCAATGCCAGGTAGCAATGCTCGAGGATAATAATAGGCAGATGATGCCCTGGTGTGATGCCAGGGTGCGAGGCTCCAGGGCAGTACCCGGCGAGTGATGCTGGGGTACGATGCTCAAGGGTGGTACCTGGGGGTGACGCTGGGGTGCGATGCTTGAAGGCAGTACCTGGCGGGTGATTCTGGGACGCAATGCTCAAGGGTGGTACACAGGGGCGATGCTGGGCTGCGATGCTTGAGGGCGGTACCCAGGGGCGATACTTGAGGGTGGTACCCAAGAACAGTGCCCAGGGGTGACATCAGGCTGTGATGCTCAAGGGCAGTACCCAGGGGCGATGCTTGGGGGTGATGCTCAAGGGTGATACTCGGGAGCGATGCTCGAGGGTAGTACTCAAGGGTGATGCTCGAGGGTGATGCTCGAGGGCAGTACCCAGGGGCTATGCTCGAGGGTGGTACTCAGGGTCGATGCCCGGGGGTGATGCCGGGGTGCGATGCTCGAGGGTGGTACCCGGGGTGCGATGCTCGAGGGCGGTCCCGGGGGCGATGCTCGAGGGCGGTACCCGGAGTGCGATGCTCGAGGGCGGTCCCGGGGGCGAtgcccggggcgggggcggcgcgggggccgcTCCCCCGTCCTCGCCGGCTGCCCGGGCTTTAAAGGCGTcgcggcgccgcccgcccccaCCAGAGCGCCGGCGGGTCTGGGAGCCGCCGGGGCGgcagcggcggggccgggggagccCGATGGGGCGGGGGCAGCGCGGAGCCGCCCGCCCCTAGGCTGTGCCCGCAGGATGCCGGCGGCGCCGcggctgctgtggctgctgtggctGGGCTGCCTCTGCAGCCTCTGCCGCGGGTATTTCGAGGGCCCCCTCTACCCCGAGATGTCCAACGGGACCCTGCACCACTACTTCGTCCCCGACGGCGACTACGAGGAGAACGACGACCCCGAGCGCTGCCAGCTGCTGTTCAGGGTGAGCGAGCAGCGGCgctgcggggcggcggcggcggccggagGGCTCAGCCTGCGGGAGGAGCTGACGGTGCTGGGCCGGCAGGTGGAGGACGCGGGCCGGGTGCTGGAAGGCATCGGGAAGAGCATCTCCTACGACCTGGACGGGGAGGAGAGCTACAGCGCCTACCTGCGCCGCGAGTCCGCCCAGATCAGCGACGCCTACTCCAGCTCGGACCGGTCGCTGAGCGAGCTGGAAGGCAAATTCCgccaggggcaggagcaggggagcCGGGAGGAGGCCCGCCTGGGAGACAGCTTCGTGGGTTTGCTGCTGCACGCCCGAGCCCTGCTGCGGGAGACCCGGCACATCTCCAGCGGGCTGCGGGACAAGCACGACCTCCTCGCCCTCGCCGTCCGCAGCCACGGCGCCCGCCTCAGCCGCCTCAAGAACGACTATCTCCGCTCCTGAGCTTTATCTCCGCTCCTGAGCTTTATCTCCGCTCCTGAGCTTTATCTCCGCTCCTGAGCTCCGTCCCCGCGCCGTCCCCGCTTGGTCCCCTCGCTCTGCGGCTCCGCCAGCCCCCCCGGCAGCCTTCATCCCGGAAAAACTTATTTATTATACTCGGTTTCCTAAACAAATAGCGCGGTTCTGTAAGCCGGGAGGTTAGAGGTACGTTTAAGTTAATACccgtatttaaaaaaaaaaaaaaaaattccccatGTCATATCGTTCACCTTTGGTTACAAAGCAAAATGCGCTTTCTCGCCTCCGATTCCCCGTTGCTGGTTTGTGTATTGTCTGTTTTACTGCAGCTCACCTGCTGCAAGCGTGGCTAAAGctcctgcccgtggcaggggaggggaaactggatgatctctgaAGCCCCTTCCAAgtcaagccattctatgataaagGTGGTGCTCACCAGCCACATTCGAACTCACGTGTAGCAGATGCTTAAATTGCTTTTGTCGTTCTCCTCCTTCAGGGTGAGACCTCTGGCCTTCTATTAACTTTCTTAAACTTTTGTAACGGTATGTATTCTATACAAGTAAAATATTGTTCTACTACGCAACTCCAAGCTGTGATTTCTGTTTGCGTCTTGAAAGACCGTAACTATTCTGGCAGGATTTGTACTCTTCCAGGCTTGCTTATCTGTGACTCTGAGCTATCGTAACCCCAAGAGCCGTCCAAAAAGCCTTATGTCAGATTCTGAGAATGCTGATGTAGATTTTTATAGTAAGAAGAAGGAGCCCTGGCGGTGATTTGTAGTTTAGATCCCAAATTTGAGAGCTGGGTTTCTCAGACCATGTTTCTAAAGCAGACAAAAAGGTTTACTCTGTGCCAGCACAGTGACATTTCTTGTTGGTGTCTTTGTACTTTTGCTAGCGAAACTATTAATAAAACTATTTGTGCTCCTAGACAATAGCAAAAGTGCCTactgggaaggagggggaggattgtttgggtttttagaCTCATTGCTATTTAATTGTCAGTTTGGGGTAATATGGCTACTAAGTTACAGATACTGCAGGCAGAATTTACTGTTTGGATGAGGAAAAGTTCATATgttgttttaataaatatttgaaaacaatgttaaagcagttttttttttcttttattgttctgCTTGAGACGCTCTTGATTTAAAACATGCTGATGCAATATGTCTTTTCAGCTAAAATTTGAGAGTATATAGATCCTGCCAAATGAAATAACTCACTTTTtagtaaaaacaaataaatacacagaTTTGAAAGGTAAGCAAGTTTCATTTAAAGCAATAATACACAAGTGCGTGtggggtggatttttttaagtttatgaACGTTTTTAAGAAACTAGAAATCTTGTGGAACTGGAAGAGAAGCTGTTTGATGCACACTTAAGGTCTGATCTTGTTTCTCGTGCTCAGTTATGCTGTAAACCGTCCAGTGGGTAAGTTAGTCAGAAATGCAGTGAGTCGACATAAGTCACCCGGGACTGGAGCGCTGAAGGCACTGGGAAACATCTCATGAAGGTATGTGCTTAAAGAACCTCCAGACTATCCAGGCAGCTCTCTTTTGCTAAAAGCAGTGCGATATATCTCCTAGCAGGATACTTTAGATGTTGGTTTGTATCTTCAGATCCCAGTATCTTTGAAAAtctgcctgaaaaaaagaaaacattttatcaaTTTGTTTCAGTGGAACTTAGTGTTATTTTTCAAGCGTGTTGTCAAAAGAGAAGGTACAACTGGTTGTGGCTTTTAGAAATGAATTTATTTGCAATGCTTTCCTTACCACTAGGGTTAGATGTAGCATCCTACAAGCGAAAAGGGTCATCTGAATCACTCGGTCTTGTCCACCCACTATCATAGCAAACTATGTAGCATTTCTGGGATGGGTCAAGCTCTGGAAGTGCCTGTCTGTTTCATTCACATCCAGTCTCCTTTCTCACTGAATCTTATCCCTTTAGAACTAGGTGCCAAAGATGTCATGCAGTTCCATTTGTGCTCAGATGcttaaaaggcattttaatcTCTGCTTACTCACTTTCTGAGTCATCGGTTGATGACTGATGAATTGTCAACATCAGTAAAGAAATGACAATGGCAAATTCATAGTAGCAgtataaaatacagtttcttgAGTATGCTTTGAGCACCTCAGCTGTTCTATTTGCAGGAGCAAACTTTTAGTCAAGCTGAAACTATCCTAATGTAAGCAGCATACCAAGAGAGTACATGTTTGCAGAGTGCTTACTTGTCAAAGCAGGAGGTTACATGGTTTATGGAGATTTATGGTATAACTTGTTCCACTCAACATCCCTATCCATAAGTTGTCATCTAATGAAACAAAGCTATGGTTCTTTAAAATCCATACTAATATTTCTTGgtaaatatgaatattttgatAAATATCTTAATTGATTAATGTTTCAGCAGTatagagactttttttttatttgaaatagaaGCAAAATCAGAGTTCTGCTCTCTAATGTTGATTATAAAGGTTTTAAATgttctcttttaaaaagaaaatgcacacGTCTGAATCCAGTCTATGCGCAAGTTCATATTTAGTAAAAAGAGTCAGTTGTGTGTGGATTTTGTGAGGCCACTACAGAACTATTTTAGGGCATTTAAATCTACTACAACTTGATTTACATATTTTTGGCTGATCtaagcaaatatatatataaaacttcCATTAAAAATGTATCAATTTTGGGTCAGAGCTGATGTACTAAATGGCCTTTATAAATCTGCAGTCTGATTAAGTTGTGCTAAGAATTGCCTGTAAGACCTAGATGCTGAGTGATATCCCGCAGTCTAAagttttaaattcaaaatagTTCTTTAAAAACTTTGAAAACTATATTGCAATCCTCTTTACAATCTTATTTTtgctgcctttgttttcttatcAGATAAAACATATTTCAACAGAAGACATAAATGCCTTCATGTTTTATGTAACCTATTTCAGGTAGTAAAGACCTACCTATCACTGAAAATTCAGCAAGAATTTCTAAGCAGAGAGCTTTAAAAGGATGATTGTAACAACTATTTTGACAAAATAGCTCCTCCTGTTGTGTTAAAATATTGCATTGGTATTaggttctttcttttttttaaatgcagggGGTCAGACTAAGATTAGGTTGACTTGGTCGTTTTTGTGATGttgtggagattttttttttaaatacatattgtTTTTCTGAGTTTATTAAAGAGGTGATGGTACTGAAGAGCAGATGACAATgtcttctggggaaaaaaaatgaagtagtgCAACTGGAAGAGTCATACAGAGCCATAGAGAGCCTAGTACTTGAGTTTTCCTTGTCACTCAGCCTGTGATTTAACTCCTTAAGGAAGGCATTAAGAAATAACCCTCCACTCCTTTCCAGGTGACTGGCTTTTGAAGGCAGTACTCTGCTGTAGATGTTCTTCCATCTACTGACACACACATGGAGAGGAAGAAGCTGAGAGTGTGAATATGGAGCAAACTGTGCTGTCTCAAACCAAAACTAAtaaaaggttggaaaagaaaagtcCGCTGCAGATGTGCACACAACCACATCTGTGCCAAGTGAATGGCTAGGTGGTAGAAATTCAGGACAGGATTTAGTAGTCATGGTGGTGGTGggctaatggttggactcaataatcttagaggtcttttccaacctctatgattctatgaattgaaGCTTTCTGAATTGCAACCTCCAAAGTTTCACAGGTTCACCTACCAAAGACCTTCCTGAGTAATGGAGAAGTCAAaggaagcttttaaaaacacGGTAAGCCTCTCAAAGAGCCTGTGTGTGCCAAGCTGGATGTAGAAACTGAAGTTCAGTTGTTGCTCCTATTAGGTTGTCATGTGCTTAGGTGCATATTGCTAGGATGTGTACCTTGGAAGCAAAAAAATATGCTTGCCTTAGTCAATAGAAACAATCTGGTGAGGTACAGAGAAAGCATCAGCTCTGGCTATTATCTTACCTTGAAAACTTgtattttgtgaagaaattctgtaGGGTGCATCTGCAGCTGCTGATGTAGCTGTTTATTTAGATGGGATTCACGttactttttcagcttcttgctCATGCTTCTTGGATATCGCTCTTGTGATTGGTAGTTTTCAGCTAACACTGAAGTGTTGTTGAGAGCAATGTGTTTGACAGCCAATATTCCTGAAGTAATCCTGTATGTTCAAAATCTAGCACTTttctatcttttaaaatgtatttttacttaCAGCCCATTGgggaatttattttctattacttTGATTTTTGGCAAGCCATTAGCAAAAATTGAACAATTTCTGGGTCCATATTTTACTCCTGAAGTATGTGAAACTGGCAAAAAACCTGACCCCGTTACGTGctctaaaaaaaagaattcttttattagaatatatacatataaaaacaCTATAACTCtgtgcttattttattttcttcataaagtTGTCATCCTGCCTACAAGATCAgtttacaactgcctgaaaaaggcagaatttaATGACTAATTCTGTAACAAGAAAAACATATGGTCTCCATAatcattacatttttaatgatgtGGCTTGGACAGAGTCATTCATGGCCTGTAGAGTCATTCTCCTTGAAAGCTGCCTTACCTTGGGGAGGCACTGCTGATGGTCTCCAACATGCTATTAACATTCTCTCATAAGAAAAGACAATGCCAAGGGTATCATATTTTCTCAGATGACAACCTTCCTTAGGCTGGATGTATGCTTCTTTTAGGTGCATAAGAACTGCCTATGTAATAGTAATTGTTCACTTCTGAACTTtctttggggggaaaaagtaGTCCTTGGAGAAGGTTGGCTTAGGGAGAGATTCATAATCCAGTGCTAGATATTGGCAAGTTCAGGATGGCTAAAAAAGCTATGTACTTGCATCATACTTTCCTAACTTTTTCCACACTGCAAACATTCCACCATGACAGGAGTTACCAACATAAATGaaatttaatgtaaataaaagAGGCTTTACCATGGACATACTGGCCAAACTgcaagatgtttttttctgtctgtttatcATCTCGTCTCAAAAATGATGTGACCGAGGGTTTCAGTTTCGTTCTTGGTCCAAGAGAAATACTTCAATGGGCCTTTGGCCTTAGGTTCTCAGCTTTTTTATGTAAATTTGTCTGAGAGCTTGTCATGCTTTTACCTGGGTAATGATAATTCTTTCCCATACAATTTCTGTTTTGACAGCTCTTTGATTAATCAATTAATCAAGAGTAGTCAACTTTTCTTAATAGCAGGCTTTGTCCTTTTTCATGAATATGAATTTGTTTCTAATTTAATGTGATTTAGCTGAGATTAAACAGAGTAATATGAGCGCATATGTTAAATTCCTTGCAaattgttttgatatttttatgttttcttgcaaaGTAATATACTTATTAACTTTGAATTCTAACAGAGGCACAGCAAAACACAGGCTAGTTCATAACTTGCATACAAGTCAGGGTTCTATGATGTTTGTAATTTTATACAGTATCTTACATATCCTCAGAAGAGGAACCCTGGAAAAAGAGTGAATGAACAAGAGGTAAACCACACTCAGATAATTTTTCTGATATTAGTGCAGAGAAATAACTGACAGCGTATGGCAAGAATAAAATGAAGTTCACCCTGTGCTCATTT of Phaenicophaeus curvirostris isolate KB17595 chromosome 5, BPBGC_Pcur_1.0, whole genome shotgun sequence contains these proteins:
- the FIBIN gene encoding fin bud initiation factor homolog, which encodes MPAAPRLLWLLWLGCLCSLCRGYFEGPLYPEMSNGTLHHYFVPDGDYEENDDPERCQLLFRVSEQRRCGAAAAAGGLSLREELTVLGRQVEDAGRVLEGIGKSISYDLDGEESYSAYLRRESAQISDAYSSSDRSLSELEGKFRQGQEQGSREEARLGDSFVGLLLHARALLRETRHISSGLRDKHDLLALAVRSHGARLSRLKNDYLRS